In the genome of Sporichthya brevicatena, one region contains:
- a CDS encoding MraY family glycosyltransferase, whose protein sequence is MREYLLTMLVAAAATYLTTGVVRRAALAGGVMAEVRDRDVHAVPTPRMGGLAMLVGLAAGLVVAAELPFLSRELFANSHDPWALLAGATIICALGVVDDKWGLDAVTKLAGQVLAAGVMVVLGIQMTYLPVPGTTIVLDASSGFLLSVLIVVATVNAVNFVDGLDGLLAGIALTAALAFFSYTYLLSIEQQFDRAISPSLFSALLAGICLGFLPHNFYPAKIFMGDSGSMLIGLVLAASTVSFAGQIDFGAVESEDVSPALLPLILPFAAIAAPFLDLVLAIIRRTMSGRSPFAPDKQHLHHRLLEIGHSHRGAVLIMYFWSALIAFGVVALSLVSAQAWALVAVALLVVVGVVLLRLPVIQRVGAPTGKPTR, encoded by the coding sequence GTGCGCGAGTACCTGCTCACCATGCTGGTTGCCGCCGCCGCCACGTACCTGACCACCGGGGTCGTCCGTCGGGCCGCCCTGGCCGGTGGGGTCATGGCGGAGGTCCGCGACCGGGACGTGCACGCCGTCCCGACCCCTCGCATGGGCGGGCTGGCGATGCTGGTCGGCCTCGCGGCCGGCCTGGTGGTGGCGGCCGAGCTCCCGTTCCTGTCCCGCGAGCTGTTCGCGAACTCGCACGACCCGTGGGCCCTGCTCGCCGGGGCGACGATCATCTGCGCGCTCGGGGTGGTCGACGACAAGTGGGGCCTGGACGCGGTCACCAAGCTCGCCGGGCAGGTGCTGGCCGCCGGCGTCATGGTGGTCCTCGGGATCCAGATGACCTACCTGCCGGTGCCGGGCACGACGATCGTCCTGGACGCGAGCTCGGGGTTCCTGCTCTCGGTGCTCATCGTGGTCGCGACGGTCAATGCCGTGAACTTCGTCGACGGCCTGGACGGGCTGCTGGCCGGGATCGCGCTGACCGCGGCCCTGGCCTTCTTCAGCTACACGTACCTGCTCTCGATCGAGCAGCAGTTCGACCGCGCGATCTCGCCGTCGCTGTTCTCCGCCCTGCTCGCCGGCATCTGTCTGGGCTTCCTGCCGCACAACTTCTACCCGGCGAAGATCTTCATGGGGGACTCCGGCTCGATGCTCATCGGGCTCGTGCTGGCCGCCTCCACGGTGAGCTTCGCCGGGCAGATCGACTTCGGCGCGGTCGAGTCCGAGGACGTCTCACCTGCCCTGCTGCCGCTGATCCTGCCGTTCGCGGCGATCGCGGCGCCGTTCCTCGACCTCGTGCTCGCGATCATCCGGCGCACCATGTCCGGCCGGTCGCCGTTCGCGCCGGACAAGCAGCACCTGCACCACCGCCTGCTGGAGATCGGTCACTCGCACCGCGGGGCGGTGCTCATCATGTACTTCTGGTCGGCCCTGATCGCCTTCGGCGTCGTGGCCTTGTCCCTGGTCAGCGCCCAGGCGTGGGCCCTGGTGGCGGTGGCGTTGCTGGTGGTCGTCGGGGTCGTCCTGCTCCGTCTCCCGGTCATCCAGCGGGTCGGTGCACCGACCGGAAAACCGACGCGCTGA
- a CDS encoding protein-tyrosine-phosphatase, with the protein MSATRFSVLIVSTGNVCRSPLAEKILGAQLRAAIGTDPRVFRCESAGTWGHSGAGMEPHAAAVLAERGIEAGRFVARELNPDQVLEADLILGATREHREQVRLLDPYAGGRTFTIREFARFARRVYPATLPEADPAARARVLVDRVAMLRTPRPGPGRPADDIPDPFGAPLHVFRLCADMLAEGLAALVEHLAPASTAGRRGSSAV; encoded by the coding sequence GTGAGCGCGACGCGTTTCAGCGTCCTGATCGTCTCGACCGGGAACGTGTGCCGTTCCCCGCTCGCCGAGAAGATTCTCGGCGCCCAGCTGAGAGCAGCCATCGGCACCGACCCCCGCGTGTTCCGCTGCGAGAGCGCGGGCACCTGGGGGCACAGCGGCGCCGGGATGGAGCCGCACGCCGCGGCCGTCCTCGCCGAGCGGGGGATCGAGGCGGGCCGCTTCGTCGCCCGCGAGCTGAACCCCGACCAGGTCCTCGAGGCCGACCTGATCCTCGGCGCGACCCGCGAGCACCGCGAGCAGGTGCGCCTGCTCGACCCCTACGCCGGCGGGCGCACGTTCACGATCCGGGAGTTCGCGCGCTTCGCGCGCCGCGTGTACCCGGCCACGCTGCCCGAGGCCGACCCGGCCGCGCGGGCGCGGGTGCTGGTCGACCGCGTCGCGATGCTGCGGACCCCGCGCCCCGGCCCCGGCCGGCCGGCCGACGACATCCCGGACCCGTTCGGAGCGCCCCTGCACGTGTTCCGGCTGTGCGCCGACATGCTCGCCGAGGGCCTGGCGGCGCTGGTCGAGCACCTGGCCCCGGCGTCGACGGCCGGGCGTCGTGGCTCGTCCGCCGTCTAG
- a CDS encoding L-threonylcarbamoyladenylate synthase — protein MPQSYDCADPDARAAGLAAAGAAVGAGQLVVLPTDTVYGLGADAFTPSAVEALLAAKGRGRDMPVPVLIGTMRTLDGIAARLSDAARELADAFWPGGLTIVCHQQPSLAWDLGDSAQTVAIRMPLHPVALDLLKATGPMAVSSANRTGYPPATTVAQAREQLGDSVEVYLDGGPTDDNIPSTIVDVTGSRPRILRAGHISVDDIRSVVADVELATGSGA, from the coding sequence TTGCCGCAGTCCTACGACTGCGCCGATCCCGATGCACGGGCGGCGGGTCTCGCCGCTGCCGGTGCCGCCGTCGGGGCCGGTCAGCTCGTCGTCCTGCCCACCGACACGGTCTACGGACTCGGTGCGGACGCGTTCACCCCGTCGGCCGTCGAGGCGCTGCTCGCCGCGAAGGGTCGGGGGCGGGACATGCCCGTCCCGGTGCTGATCGGCACGATGCGCACGCTGGACGGGATCGCCGCGCGCCTGTCGGACGCCGCCCGCGAGCTCGCCGACGCGTTCTGGCCCGGCGGTCTCACGATCGTGTGCCACCAGCAGCCCTCGCTGGCCTGGGACCTCGGCGACTCCGCGCAGACCGTCGCGATCCGGATGCCGCTGCACCCGGTCGCGCTCGACCTGCTCAAGGCCACCGGCCCGATGGCCGTCAGCAGCGCGAACCGCACCGGCTACCCGCCGGCGACGACGGTCGCGCAGGCGCGCGAGCAGCTCGGCGACTCGGTGGAGGTCTACCTCGACGGCGGGCCCACCGACGACAACATCCCGTCCACGATCGTGGACGTGACCGGGAGCCGCCCGCGGATCCTGCGCGCGGGTCACATCAGCGTCGACGACATCCGGTCGGTGGTCGCCGACGTGGAGCTGGCCACAGGCTCGGGCGCGTGA
- the prmC gene encoding peptide chain release factor N(5)-glutamine methyltransferase, protein MTSEPVTRQPLRAALAAATEQLRAAGVASPRTDAEELAAHVLGVERRDLVRFDEIDAGAYAPLIEARAARTPLQHLTGVAHFRHVSLAVGPGVFVPRPETEVMVGQMVDVARSLPAGSVAVDLCTGSGAIALALATEVPGLVVHAVELDPGALAWARRNLDGSGVTLHAGDAADALPELDGEVDLVVSNPPYIPLDAWESVAVEARDHDPAAALWGGDDGLDVVRAVERTAGRLLRTGGRVAVEHADVQGPAVVEVFARTGRWTQVRSQQDLTERDRFVTAIRA, encoded by the coding sequence GTGACGTCCGAGCCGGTGACGCGGCAGCCGCTCCGCGCGGCGCTCGCGGCCGCGACCGAGCAGCTGCGGGCCGCGGGGGTCGCGTCGCCGCGGACGGACGCGGAGGAACTGGCCGCGCACGTGCTCGGCGTCGAGCGCCGCGACCTTGTCCGGTTCGACGAGATCGACGCCGGTGCCTACGCGCCGTTGATCGAGGCGCGGGCTGCGCGCACCCCGCTGCAGCACCTCACCGGCGTCGCCCATTTCCGTCACGTCAGTCTCGCGGTCGGTCCCGGGGTCTTCGTCCCGCGGCCCGAGACTGAAGTGATGGTGGGTCAGATGGTTGACGTTGCAAGATCATTACCGGCCGGTTCGGTCGCCGTCGACCTGTGCACCGGGTCGGGCGCCATCGCGCTCGCGTTGGCGACGGAGGTCCCCGGCCTGGTCGTCCACGCCGTCGAGCTCGACCCCGGCGCGCTCGCCTGGGCGCGGCGCAACCTCGACGGCAGCGGGGTGACGCTGCACGCCGGCGACGCCGCCGACGCGCTGCCCGAACTCGACGGCGAAGTGGATCTTGTGGTCTCGAATCCGCCGTACATTCCTTTGGACGCTTGGGAATCCGTGGCCGTCGAGGCGCGTGACCACGATCCCGCCGCCGCCCTCTGGGGCGGGGACGACGGACTCGACGTCGTGCGCGCGGTCGAGCGCACCGCCGGTCGACTGCTCCGCACGGGTGGTCGCGTGGCGGTGGAGCACGCGGACGTCCAGGGGCCCGCCGTGGTCGAGGTTTTCGCCCGGACCGGGCGGTGGACGCAGGTGCGCAGTCAGCAGGACCTCACCGAACGGGACCGGTTCGTCACCGCGATTCGTGCCTGA
- the prfA gene encoding peptide chain release factor 1: protein MFETVQELIDEYAELEKKLADPAVHADAGAARKLGRRYAELGPIVATHRAWEQIGDDLAAATELAAEDESFKAEIPELTARREELGEKLRQLLLPRDPNDGKDVILEVKAGEGGQESALFAGDLLRMYLRYAERRGWKAEVLDATESDLGGYKDVSVAIKTRGTDAEGVWDRLKFEGGVHRVQRVPVTESQGRIHTSAAGVLVLPEAEEVDVELNLNDLRVDVFRSSGPGGQSVNTTDSAVRLTHIPTGIVVSCQNEKSQLQNKEQAMRILRARLLAAAQEEADKEAGDLRKSQIRTVDRSERIRTYNFPENRISDHRVNFKAYNLDQVLDGDLDAVIDAVIAGDQAAALAGDD, encoded by the coding sequence GTGTTCGAGACCGTGCAGGAGCTGATCGACGAGTACGCCGAGCTCGAGAAGAAGCTGGCCGACCCGGCGGTGCACGCCGACGCGGGCGCGGCGCGCAAGCTCGGCCGGCGGTACGCCGAGCTGGGCCCGATCGTCGCGACGCACCGCGCGTGGGAGCAGATCGGGGACGACCTCGCGGCGGCGACGGAGCTCGCGGCCGAGGACGAGTCCTTCAAGGCCGAGATCCCGGAACTGACCGCGCGGCGTGAGGAGCTGGGGGAAAAGCTGCGGCAGCTGCTGCTGCCCCGCGACCCCAACGACGGCAAGGACGTCATCCTCGAGGTCAAGGCCGGCGAGGGTGGCCAGGAGTCCGCGCTGTTCGCCGGCGACCTGCTGCGCATGTACCTGCGGTACGCCGAACGCCGCGGTTGGAAGGCCGAGGTCCTCGACGCCACCGAGTCCGACCTCGGCGGCTACAAGGACGTCTCGGTGGCGATCAAGACGCGGGGGACCGACGCCGAGGGCGTCTGGGACCGCCTCAAGTTCGAGGGCGGCGTGCACCGCGTGCAGCGCGTGCCCGTGACCGAGTCCCAGGGCCGCATCCACACCTCCGCCGCCGGCGTGCTCGTGCTCCCGGAGGCCGAGGAGGTCGACGTCGAGCTGAACCTGAACGACCTGCGCGTCGACGTCTTCCGCTCCTCCGGCCCGGGCGGGCAGAGCGTCAACACCACCGACTCGGCCGTGCGCCTCACACACATCCCGACGGGGATCGTCGTCTCCTGCCAGAACGAGAAGAGCCAGCTCCAGAACAAGGAGCAGGCGATGCGCATCCTGCGGGCCCGGCTGCTGGCCGCCGCGCAGGAGGAGGCGGACAAGGAGGCCGGGGACCTGCGCAAGAGCCAGATCCGCACGGTCGACCGCTCGGAGCGGATCCGCACGTACAACTTCCCGGAGAACCGCATCTCCGACCACCGGGTGAACTTCAAGGCCTACAACCTCGACCAGGTCCTCGACGGCGACCTCGACGCGGTCATCGACGCGGTCATCGCGGGCGACCAGGCCGCTGCCCTCGCCGGTGACGACTGA
- the rpmE gene encoding 50S ribosomal protein L31: protein MKPDIHPQYGKTEVTCTCGATFVTRSTAKNGVIHADVCSQCHPFYTGKQKILDTGGRVARFEKRFGKKK from the coding sequence GTGAAGCCCGACATCCACCCGCAGTACGGCAAGACCGAGGTCACCTGTACCTGCGGCGCCACGTTCGTCACCCGCAGCACCGCGAAGAACGGCGTCATCCACGCCGACGTGTGCTCGCAGTGCCACCCCTTCTACACGGGCAAGCAGAAGATCCTCGACACCGGTGGCCGCGTGGCCCGGTTCGAGAAGCGCTTCGGCAAGAAGAAGTAG
- the rho gene encoding transcription termination factor Rho, producing the protein MTETTELASSTAESSGDGGGTTRRRRGEGLNGMVLSELQAMAAGMGITGTARMRKSQLIEAITAGRAGGGATAPADAPSKSESKSESKSENKPESKPESKPESKPESKSEDTTEAPARTSRRAQRPATAPADDAVDTRSGERSGDAAAADTDSGADTTERSERRERQRDRQRNRSDRPDGSGPNNRGPREDRAPREDRGQREDRGAREDRGARDDRGPRDDRGPRDDRMRDDRGPRDQRDRDNGPRDDDEDDGEGGGRRRRRGRYRDRQRGGRTRGPGGYEPGDIEISEDDVLIPVAGILDILDNYAFVRTSGYLPGPNDVYVSLAQVRKYGLRKGDAVTGAVRQPRDGERREKFNALVRLDTVNGMEPDAARERVEFGKLTPLYPQERLRLEHDVNSMTTRVIDLVAPIGKGQRGLIVSPPKAGKTMVLQAIANAITRNNPECHLMVVLVDERPEEVTDMQRSVKGEVIASTFDRPAEDHTTVAELSIERAKRLVELGHDVVVLLDSITRLGRAYNLAAPASGRILSGGVDSTALYPPKKFFGAARNIENGGSLTILATALVETGSRMDEVIFEEFKGTGNMELKLDRKLADKRIFPAVDVDASGTRKEEILMSKDELQIVWKLRRVLAALDDQQAIELLLERLRKTKSNIEFLMQVQKTTPGEEGGDE; encoded by the coding sequence GTGACAGAAACCACAGAACTCGCTTCCTCGACGGCGGAGTCGTCGGGGGACGGCGGCGGAACGACCCGCCGGCGCCGTGGCGAGGGCCTGAACGGCATGGTGCTCTCGGAGCTGCAGGCCATGGCCGCGGGCATGGGCATCACCGGCACCGCCCGGATGCGCAAGAGCCAGCTCATCGAGGCGATCACCGCGGGCCGCGCCGGTGGTGGGGCCACGGCCCCCGCGGACGCGCCCAGCAAGTCCGAGAGCAAGTCCGAGAGCAAGTCCGAGAACAAGCCGGAGAGCAAGCCGGAGAGCAAGCCGGAGAGCAAGCCGGAGAGCAAGTCCGAGGACACCACCGAGGCCCCCGCGCGGACCTCGCGCCGGGCCCAGCGCCCCGCGACCGCGCCCGCCGACGACGCCGTCGACACCCGTTCGGGTGAACGTTCCGGTGACGCGGCGGCCGCCGACACCGACTCCGGCGCCGACACCACCGAGCGCAGTGAGCGCCGGGAGCGCCAGCGCGACCGCCAGCGCAACCGCAGCGACCGCCCCGACGGCTCGGGCCCGAACAACCGCGGCCCCCGCGAGGACCGTGCTCCCCGGGAGGACCGGGGTCAGCGCGAGGACCGGGGCGCCCGCGAGGACCGGGGCGCCCGCGACGACCGCGGCCCGCGGGACGACCGCGGCCCCCGTGACGACCGCATGCGGGACGACCGCGGTCCGCGCGACCAGCGCGACCGGGACAACGGTCCGCGCGACGACGACGAGGACGACGGTGAGGGCGGCGGTCGCCGTCGGCGCCGCGGCCGGTACCGGGACCGTCAGCGCGGCGGCCGGACCCGGGGCCCGGGTGGCTACGAGCCGGGCGACATCGAGATCAGCGAGGACGACGTCCTCATCCCCGTCGCCGGGATCCTCGACATCCTCGACAACTACGCGTTCGTGCGGACCAGCGGCTACCTGCCCGGCCCGAACGACGTCTACGTCTCGCTCGCCCAGGTCCGCAAGTACGGCCTGCGCAAGGGTGACGCCGTCACCGGTGCGGTGCGGCAGCCCCGCGACGGGGAGCGGCGCGAGAAGTTCAACGCGCTCGTCCGCCTCGACACCGTCAACGGCATGGAGCCGGACGCCGCGCGCGAGCGCGTCGAGTTCGGCAAGCTCACGCCGCTGTACCCGCAGGAGCGCCTGCGTCTGGAGCACGACGTCAACTCGATGACCACCCGCGTCATCGACCTCGTCGCGCCGATCGGCAAGGGCCAGCGCGGTCTCATCGTCTCCCCGCCCAAGGCCGGCAAGACGATGGTGCTGCAGGCGATCGCCAACGCGATCACCCGCAACAACCCGGAGTGCCACCTCATGGTCGTCCTCGTCGACGAGCGGCCCGAGGAGGTCACCGACATGCAGCGGTCGGTGAAGGGTGAGGTCATCGCCTCCACCTTCGACCGCCCCGCCGAGGACCACACGACGGTCGCGGAGCTCTCGATCGAGCGCGCCAAGCGTCTGGTCGAGCTCGGTCACGACGTCGTCGTGCTGCTCGACTCGATCACCCGCCTGGGCCGGGCGTACAACCTGGCCGCGCCGGCCTCCGGGCGGATCCTGTCCGGCGGTGTCGACTCGACCGCGCTCTACCCGCCGAAGAAGTTCTTCGGCGCCGCGCGCAACATCGAGAACGGTGGCTCCCTGACGATCCTCGCCACGGCCCTGGTCGAGACCGGGTCCCGCATGGACGAGGTGATCTTCGAGGAGTTCAAGGGCACCGGGAACATGGAGCTCAAGCTCGACCGGAAGCTCGCCGACAAGCGGATCTTCCCGGCGGTGGACGTGGACGCGTCCGGCACCCGCAAGGAAGAGATCCTGATGAGCAAGGACGAGCTCCAGATCGTCTGGAAGCTCCGCCGCGTGCTCGCCGCCCTGGACGACCAGCAGGCCATCGAGCTGCTGCTCGAGCGCTTGCGGAAGACCAAGTCGAACATCGAGTTCCTCATGCAGGTCCAGAAGACGACCCCGGGCGAGGAGGGCGGGGACGAGTAG
- the thrB gene encoding homoserine kinase, which translates to MSQQLSSPPTYRSEAVRVRVPASSANLGPGFDCFGLALTLHDVVEAQVQADGLALSVEGEGAHTVNRDGRHLVVRAMNECFAKLGGPPPGLRVACRNAIPHGRGMGSSSAAIVAGIVAARALCVDGEQRMDDVALLRLATELEGHPDNVAAAIAGGFTLAWTEADGPHLIRLEASPEVSPVVFVPSTELSTRKARGLLPRTVPHADAAANAGRAALLVEALTRNPELLLVATEDRLHQDYRGPAMPASLDLIQRLRADGVPATVSGAGPSVLALATRDTVEKVAGLAGEGWRVHRLSVDPLGATVLS; encoded by the coding sequence TTGTCGCAGCAACTCTCGTCGCCGCCGACCTACCGCTCCGAGGCCGTCCGGGTCCGCGTCCCGGCCAGCAGCGCGAACCTGGGCCCGGGGTTCGACTGCTTCGGCCTGGCGCTGACGTTGCACGACGTCGTGGAGGCGCAGGTCCAGGCCGACGGCCTCGCCCTCTCCGTCGAGGGCGAGGGGGCGCACACCGTCAATCGCGACGGCCGGCACCTGGTCGTCCGCGCCATGAACGAGTGCTTCGCCAAGCTCGGCGGTCCGCCGCCGGGGCTGCGCGTCGCGTGCCGCAACGCGATCCCGCACGGCCGGGGCATGGGTTCGAGCTCCGCGGCGATCGTCGCCGGCATCGTCGCGGCCCGCGCGCTCTGCGTCGACGGTGAGCAGCGCATGGACGACGTGGCGCTGCTCCGCCTGGCCACCGAACTCGAGGGTCACCCCGACAACGTCGCGGCCGCGATCGCGGGCGGGTTCACGCTCGCGTGGACCGAGGCGGACGGGCCGCACCTGATCCGGCTCGAGGCGTCGCCCGAGGTCTCGCCGGTGGTGTTCGTGCCGTCGACGGAGCTGTCGACGCGCAAGGCCCGCGGTCTGCTGCCGCGCACCGTCCCGCACGCCGACGCCGCGGCGAACGCCGGCCGCGCGGCGCTGCTCGTCGAGGCGCTCACCCGCAATCCTGAGCTTCTCCTGGTAGCCACCGAGGACCGACTGCACCAGGACTACCGCGGGCCCGCCATGCCGGCGAGCCTCGATCTGATTCAGCGTCTGCGCGCGGACGGAGTGCCCGCGACGGTGTCCGGGGCCGGGCCGAGTGTGCTCGCACTGGCGACGCGCGACACCGTGGAGAAGGTGGCCGGACTGGCGGGGGAGGGCTGGCGTGTCCACCGCCTGTCCGTCGACCCGCTCGGAGCCACCGTGTTATCGTGA
- the thrC gene encoding threonine synthase, whose amino-acid sequence MTHQWRGVITEYRDRMPVTDATPIVTLREGGTPLVPAPVLSEMTGCEVHLKVEGANPTGSFKDRGMTMAISKAAEEGAKAVICASTGNTSASAAAYAVRAGMVCAVLVPQGKIALGKMSQALVHGSRILQVDGNFDDCLTLARDLSEHYPVALVNSVNPFRLEGQKSAAFEIVDALGDAPDVHVLPVGNAGNITAYWKGYTEYEADGPATRRPRMLGFQAAGAAPLVTGEVVKQPQTIATAIRIGNPASWDSALAARDESGGRIEAVTDRQILAAYRLLASREGVFVEPASAASVAGLLMARENDWLPAGQQVVCTVTGNGLKDPEWAIAGAPAPVTVPIDAAAAAEKLGLA is encoded by the coding sequence ATGACCCACCAGTGGCGTGGGGTCATCACCGAGTACCGCGACCGGATGCCGGTCACCGACGCGACGCCGATCGTCACGCTGCGGGAGGGCGGCACGCCGCTCGTGCCCGCGCCGGTGCTCTCGGAGATGACCGGCTGCGAGGTCCACCTCAAGGTCGAGGGCGCCAACCCGACCGGGTCCTTCAAGGACCGCGGCATGACGATGGCGATCTCCAAGGCCGCGGAGGAGGGCGCGAAGGCGGTCATCTGCGCCTCGACCGGCAACACCAGCGCGAGCGCCGCCGCGTACGCGGTGCGCGCCGGCATGGTCTGCGCCGTCCTCGTCCCGCAGGGCAAGATCGCGCTCGGCAAGATGAGCCAGGCCCTCGTCCACGGCTCGCGGATCCTGCAGGTCGACGGCAACTTCGACGACTGCCTCACGCTGGCCCGCGACCTCTCCGAGCACTACCCGGTCGCGCTGGTGAACTCGGTGAACCCGTTCCGGCTCGAGGGCCAGAAGAGCGCCGCGTTCGAGATCGTCGACGCGCTCGGCGACGCCCCCGACGTGCACGTGCTGCCGGTCGGCAACGCCGGCAACATCACCGCGTACTGGAAGGGCTACACCGAGTACGAGGCCGACGGCCCGGCCACCCGTCGCCCGCGGATGCTCGGCTTCCAGGCCGCCGGCGCGGCGCCGCTGGTCACCGGCGAGGTCGTGAAGCAGCCGCAGACGATCGCGACCGCGATCCGCATCGGCAACCCCGCCTCCTGGGACTCCGCCCTGGCTGCGCGTGACGAATCCGGCGGCCGCATCGAGGCAGTGACGGACCGTCAGATCCTTGCCGCCTATCGACTGCTCGCCTCCCGCGAGGGTGTCTTCGTCGAGCCGGCCTCCGCGGCCAGCGTCGCCGGCCTGCTCATGGCGCGTGAGAACGACTGGCTCCCGGCCGGTCAGCAGGTCGTCTGCACCGTCACCGGCAACGGGTTGAAGGACCCGGAGTGGGCGATCGCGGGGGCACCCGCGCCCGTCACCGTGCCGATCGACGCCGCCGCGGCGGCCGAGAAGCTCGGTCTGGCCTGA
- a CDS encoding homoserine dehydrogenase: MAPIRVGLLGCGVVGTEVVRQLQTQADDLTQRVGAPLELVGIAVRRAKRIPEKAAELGVPESLFTTDSAELVTRGCDVVVEVIGGIEPARSLILSAMEHGASVVSANKALLAEDGATLYAAAEKHGVDLYYEAAVAGAIPLLRPLRESMVGDQVHRVLGIVNGTTNFILSRMHETGAGFTEALEEASALGYAEADPSADVEGFDAAAKAAILASLAFHSRVTAADVYREGITEVSAADVASARDMNSVIKLLAICELSPDGSTIGVRVHPAMIPRSHPLAGVGDAFNAVFVEAEAAGQVMFYGRGAGGGPTASAVLGDLVAVARHKVVGGRGPGESAYAQLAVRPMGETITRYYICLDVAEKPGVLAQVAAAFAEHGVSIQTVRQHGHADDATLVVVTHRAPDSALAATVAHLRTMDAVRAVASVMRVEGDLES, encoded by the coding sequence ATGGCCCCGATCCGAGTAGGACTTCTCGGCTGCGGAGTGGTCGGCACCGAGGTGGTCCGGCAGCTCCAGACGCAGGCCGACGACCTCACGCAGCGGGTGGGTGCCCCGTTGGAGCTGGTCGGCATCGCCGTCCGGCGCGCCAAGCGCATCCCAGAGAAGGCGGCCGAGCTCGGCGTCCCCGAGTCGCTGTTCACGACCGACTCCGCCGAGCTGGTCACCCGCGGCTGTGACGTGGTGGTCGAGGTCATCGGCGGGATCGAGCCCGCGCGCTCGCTGATCCTGTCGGCGATGGAGCACGGCGCGTCCGTGGTCAGCGCGAACAAGGCGCTGCTCGCCGAGGACGGCGCGACGCTGTACGCCGCCGCCGAGAAGCACGGCGTGGACCTCTACTACGAGGCGGCGGTCGCCGGGGCGATCCCGCTGCTGCGCCCGCTGCGCGAGTCGATGGTGGGGGACCAGGTCCACCGCGTGCTCGGCATCGTCAACGGCACCACCAACTTCATCCTGTCGCGGATGCACGAGACCGGCGCCGGCTTCACCGAGGCGCTGGAGGAGGCGAGTGCGCTCGGCTACGCCGAGGCCGACCCCTCCGCGGACGTCGAGGGCTTCGACGCCGCGGCCAAGGCGGCGATCCTCGCCAGCCTCGCGTTCCACAGCCGCGTGACGGCGGCCGACGTCTACCGCGAAGGCATCACCGAGGTCAGCGCCGCCGACGTCGCGAGCGCGCGCGACATGAACTCGGTCATCAAGCTCCTCGCGATCTGCGAGCTCTCCCCGGACGGCTCGACGATCGGCGTGCGGGTGCACCCGGCAATGATTCCGCGCTCCCACCCCCTCGCCGGGGTCGGCGACGCATTCAACGCGGTGTTCGTCGAGGCCGAGGCGGCCGGTCAGGTCATGTTCTACGGCCGCGGCGCCGGTGGCGGCCCGACGGCGAGCGCCGTCCTCGGCGACCTCGTCGCCGTCGCGCGGCACAAGGTCGTCGGCGGCCGCGGGCCGGGGGAGTCGGCCTACGCGCAGCTCGCGGTGCGGCCGATGGGCGAGACGATCACCCGGTACTACATCTGCCTCGACGTGGCCGAGAAGCCCGGCGTGCTGGCGCAGGTGGCCGCCGCGTTCGCCGAGCACGGCGTCTCGATCCAGACGGTTCGTCAGCACGGCCACGCCGACGACGCGACCCTCGTCGTGGTCACCCACCGCGCCCCGGACTCGGCCCTGGCCGCGACGGTCGCGCACCTGCGGACCATGGATGCCGTCCGGGCTGTTGCCAGCGTGATGCGGGTCGAAGGAGATCTCGAGTCGTGA